The sequence GGAAATGGTGCAAGAGGTGATAGATTATACGGCCGGGCTGGGTTACATAAGAAACAGCTTCAAGGCCGGGGATATCCTGGATCTGAGATCTTTAAGATGAACCGGGTCGGGAAAATAAGGCCAAGGTGGGGGATAATACCTGTAGCCATATTTCTGGCTATATGGGAGATCACCGCCCGCCTCGATCTTGTTCCGGGCCACTTTTTCTTTCCTCCTTTCTCGGAAGTTTTACGGGAATTTTATGAGTTGAGTGCCAACGGGGTCTTGGCAGCGAATTTTCTCAGCAGCCTGACCCGGGTCCTGATCGGCTTTTGCACCGGCTCTATGGCCGGGCTGGCCATTGGTATCCTGATGGGATGGAGCAATATCCTGGATAAGGCCTTCAGCCCCTT comes from Deltaproteobacteria bacterium and encodes:
- a CDS encoding ABC transporter permease, encoding MNRVGKIRPRWGIIPVAIFLAIWEITARLDLVPGHFFFPPFSEVLREFYELSANGVLAANFLSSLTRVLIGFCTGSMAGLAIGILMGWSNILDKAFSP